From the genome of Brevibacterium sp. JSBI002, one region includes:
- a CDS encoding NAD-glutamate dehydrogenase → MTQVSISNVAEEWRKQRGQSAPDNFLDAYYPRFETGATDPEAYAAAAARHFALGTEYDGERPAIAIYNPSVDSPEFSDNHTVIAIVLADMPHLVSSIVSDLAANGRAIRRVHHPIITVTGNGPDEKILSPAEAPALSADTASIPTVSEAPADSEDGAPQQQSWIRLEIDRISESDFDALEERLRGVLDYVAAAARDAQAMAAKAKDIAAELSAHAPRPELASEAESAAALLTWLDGHFTFLGYREYDYTHDAEHSSLEPIEDTSMGISALRPLVKSPLSRAVADKALEPHVLVLTKANSRSRVIRSSFMDYIGVKTFDADGEIVGERRFVGVFKPEFYNDSVLNIPVIDRKVAKILSASGFPTGSHSANELLGVLENYPREDLLHEDTEEIYDVVMEIVDMQERRESRVFVRTDPYQRFVSVILYLPRDLYNTDARVRVQEVLRNFYNADSVDFDVLLSESALARIHFVARVARDCELPRISADEVEARIVGAVRSWSEDVHAFLVPAETGDSGASHARADLWSKAFPPSYGEHHTPAEAVADVGRFEALDAGQGRAVRLYRPEQSADASVRLVLYRHDRVSLSEVLPFLTAFGADVVDERPHELDLADGTHRYIYDFGLSFSEELADDDYDRIAEAFMAGWDGKKEAGVFDRLVVAGLSWQHVTIIRALGKYLRQAGFTYSDAYVGEVYSDNPQISKLLVDYFSAKFDPDVDDAGREATMTEIDDAIETALSEVASLDADRVLRSSLELLRATLRTNYYIDESGALPTALVLKIRPDELSFVPKPKPALEMWVYSPQVEGVHLRFGTVARGGLRWSDRRDDFRTEVLGLVKAQMVKNALIVPTGAKGGFFPKQLPPMSDRDAWMAAGQAAYEVFIESMLEVADNLTYGSDDSSVVVHPDRVVRHDGDDYYLVVAADKGTARFSDVANAIAERRGFWLGDAFASGGSVGYDHKAMAITSRGAWKSVERHFRELGLNTAAEDFTVVGIGDMSGDVFGNGMLRSEHIRLVAAFDHRDIFLDPNPDAARSFVERQRLFDLPRSSWQDYDRDLISSGGGVFSRSAKSIDLSPEAASVLGVEPGKRSPADLMSEILKAPVDLVYNGGIGTYIKASSESHADVGDKSNDAIRIDGADVRARVIGEGGNLGVTQLGRVEAALGGVEVNTDAVDNSAGVDSSDHEVNIKLLLRTLLHKGAFAAEEREAVLHSFTDQVADRVLANNYSQNVVLGEARAQTESMSGTYGRLLGYLEKNADLDRAVEFLPNADELAKREFSYYVSPELAVLLAYVKMHAADEVLASTVPDETWMRRELVSYFPDALQEKYGELIPEHPLHREIATAKLVNRLVDRGGLTYIYRMLEETPASVPQIARVFVVVSEIFGLDDFFEAVCALDNRVTTEVQVKLQHDYVRLLDRSSRWLVQQAPDSLDVDSGIEMYGKVVEALRSRVPDLVDGYDAETMQAKAQSYIDEGVPSELAWRSAALLDEFVLLDITQVAARANESAEDVAEVYYAVNERFSGSQILTLIGELDRSDRWSALARGSMRDDYYAAILSVTGTVLAATDSPISGTPDERAKQRLSEWLERNETVVGRVLETTETILGLDSVTQAPLSVLLRSLRSMVRSSAWESEHNG, encoded by the coding sequence GTGACTCAGGTCTCAATTTCGAACGTTGCAGAAGAGTGGAGAAAGCAGCGGGGGCAATCGGCTCCCGACAACTTCCTCGATGCGTATTATCCGCGGTTCGAAACAGGGGCGACCGATCCTGAGGCCTACGCGGCTGCGGCGGCCCGTCACTTCGCGCTCGGCACCGAATACGACGGTGAGCGTCCGGCGATCGCGATCTACAACCCGAGCGTCGACTCGCCGGAATTCAGCGACAACCACACGGTCATCGCCATCGTGCTCGCCGATATGCCCCATCTCGTATCCTCGATCGTCAGCGACCTCGCTGCCAACGGCAGGGCGATCCGACGCGTTCACCATCCGATCATCACGGTCACCGGCAACGGCCCGGACGAGAAGATCCTCTCTCCGGCAGAAGCCCCCGCACTCAGTGCGGACACGGCGAGCATTCCGACGGTCTCCGAAGCTCCCGCTGACAGCGAAGACGGCGCCCCACAGCAGCAGTCCTGGATCCGTCTCGAGATCGACCGCATCTCCGAAAGCGACTTCGATGCACTCGAAGAGCGCCTGCGCGGAGTCCTCGACTATGTGGCCGCGGCAGCGCGCGACGCCCAGGCGATGGCCGCGAAGGCCAAAGACATCGCCGCCGAGCTGAGCGCACACGCGCCGCGCCCGGAACTGGCCTCCGAAGCCGAATCCGCCGCCGCCCTGCTGACCTGGCTCGACGGACACTTCACCTTCCTCGGCTACCGCGAATACGACTACACCCACGACGCCGAACACAGCAGCCTCGAACCGATCGAGGACACCTCGATGGGCATCTCGGCCCTGCGCCCTCTCGTGAAGTCACCGCTCAGCCGGGCGGTCGCCGACAAAGCGCTCGAACCGCATGTGCTGGTGCTGACGAAGGCGAACTCCCGCTCCCGCGTCATCCGATCCTCGTTCATGGACTACATCGGCGTGAAGACCTTCGACGCCGACGGTGAGATCGTCGGCGAGCGGCGCTTCGTCGGAGTGTTCAAACCAGAGTTCTACAACGACAGTGTCCTCAACATCCCGGTCATCGACAGGAAGGTCGCGAAGATCCTCTCGGCCAGCGGATTCCCCACCGGATCCCACTCGGCCAACGAACTCCTCGGCGTCCTCGAGAACTATCCCCGCGAGGACCTGCTCCACGAAGACACCGAGGAGATCTATGACGTCGTCATGGAGATCGTCGACATGCAGGAGCGCCGTGAGTCCCGCGTGTTCGTCCGCACCGACCCGTATCAGCGCTTCGTCTCCGTCATCCTCTACCTCCCGCGCGACCTCTACAACACCGACGCTCGAGTGCGCGTTCAGGAAGTGCTGCGCAATTTCTACAACGCCGACAGCGTCGACTTCGATGTGCTGCTGAGCGAATCTGCGCTGGCCCGCATCCACTTCGTGGCCCGCGTCGCCCGTGACTGCGAACTGCCGCGGATCAGCGCCGACGAGGTCGAGGCCCGCATCGTCGGCGCCGTTCGCTCCTGGTCCGAAGACGTCCACGCGTTCCTCGTCCCTGCCGAGACCGGCGACTCCGGCGCCTCGCATGCCCGGGCCGACCTGTGGTCGAAGGCGTTCCCTCCCAGCTACGGCGAGCATCACACCCCCGCCGAGGCGGTCGCCGACGTCGGTCGGTTCGAAGCCCTCGACGCCGGTCAGGGTCGGGCGGTGCGCCTCTACCGTCCCGAACAGAGCGCCGACGCCTCCGTCCGCCTCGTCCTCTACCGTCATGACCGGGTCAGCCTGTCCGAGGTCCTGCCCTTCCTCACGGCCTTCGGTGCCGATGTGGTCGACGAACGTCCCCACGAACTCGACCTCGCCGACGGAACGCATCGGTACATCTACGACTTCGGACTCAGCTTCTCCGAAGAGCTGGCCGATGACGACTACGACCGCATCGCCGAGGCCTTCATGGCCGGCTGGGACGGCAAGAAGGAAGCGGGGGTCTTCGACCGCCTCGTCGTCGCCGGACTCTCCTGGCAGCATGTGACGATCATCCGCGCACTGGGCAAATACCTGCGCCAGGCGGGCTTCACCTATTCCGACGCCTATGTCGGTGAGGTCTACAGCGACAACCCGCAGATCTCGAAGCTGCTCGTCGACTACTTCTCCGCCAAGTTCGATCCAGACGTCGACGACGCCGGACGCGAAGCGACGATGACCGAGATCGACGACGCGATCGAAACCGCCCTCAGCGAAGTGGCCAGCCTCGACGCCGACCGTGTGCTGCGCTCCTCGCTGGAACTGCTGCGGGCGACCCTGCGCACGAACTACTACATCGACGAATCCGGTGCCCTGCCCACGGCCCTGGTGCTCAAGATACGACCCGACGAGCTCAGCTTCGTGCCGAAGCCGAAGCCGGCTCTCGAGATGTGGGTGTATTCCCCGCAGGTCGAAGGCGTGCACCTGCGCTTCGGCACCGTCGCTCGCGGAGGGCTGCGCTGGTCGGATCGTCGCGATGACTTCCGCACCGAGGTCCTCGGCCTCGTCAAGGCGCAGATGGTCAAGAACGCGCTCATCGTGCCCACCGGGGCAAAGGGCGGCTTCTTCCCGAAGCAGCTGCCGCCGATGAGCGATCGGGACGCCTGGATGGCCGCCGGTCAGGCCGCCTACGAGGTATTCATCGAAAGCATGCTCGAAGTTGCGGACAACCTCACCTATGGCAGCGACGACTCCAGCGTCGTCGTCCACCCCGACCGTGTGGTCCGCCACGATGGAGATGACTACTATCTCGTCGTCGCAGCCGACAAGGGCACGGCACGGTTCTCTGATGTGGCCAACGCGATCGCCGAACGCAGAGGATTCTGGCTCGGCGACGCGTTCGCATCCGGCGGATCGGTCGGCTACGACCACAAGGCGATGGCCATCACCTCTCGGGGCGCGTGGAAATCCGTCGAACGCCACTTCCGCGAACTCGGACTCAACACCGCAGCCGAGGACTTCACTGTCGTGGGCATCGGCGATATGAGCGGCGACGTCTTCGGCAACGGCATGCTGCGCAGCGAGCATATCCGCCTCGTCGCGGCCTTCGACCACCGGGACATCTTCCTCGATCCGAACCCCGATGCCGCTCGCAGCTTCGTCGAACGCCAACGGCTTTTCGACCTGCCGCGCTCGAGCTGGCAGGACTACGACCGGGACCTCATCTCCTCGGGCGGCGGAGTCTTCTCCCGGTCGGCGAAGTCGATCGACCTCAGCCCCGAAGCCGCCTCGGTGCTCGGAGTCGAACCCGGAAAGCGCAGCCCCGCCGACCTCATGTCGGAGATCCTCAAGGCACCGGTCGACCTTGTCTACAACGGCGGTATCGGCACTTACATCAAGGCCTCGAGCGAGAGCCACGCCGATGTCGGCGATAAGTCCAACGATGCCATCCGCATCGACGGCGCCGATGTGCGGGCTCGAGTGATCGGTGAGGGCGGCAACCTCGGTGTGACACAGCTGGGACGTGTCGAGGCCGCTCTGGGCGGAGTCGAGGTCAACACTGACGCCGTCGACAACTCGGCCGGCGTCGACAGCTCCGACCACGAGGTCAACATCAAGCTGCTCCTGCGCACGCTCTTGCACAAGGGAGCATTCGCCGCGGAAGAGCGGGAGGCGGTTCTGCACTCGTTCACTGACCAGGTCGCCGACCGGGTGCTGGCGAACAACTACTCGCAGAACGTCGTTCTCGGCGAGGCTCGGGCCCAGACCGAATCGATGTCGGGCACCTATGGTCGGCTGCTGGGCTATCTGGAGAAGAACGCCGATCTCGACCGGGCGGTCGAATTCCTGCCCAACGCCGACGAACTGGCCAAACGCGAGTTCAGCTACTACGTGTCGCCCGAACTCGCCGTGCTGCTGGCCTATGTGAAGATGCACGCCGCCGATGAGGTCCTCGCCAGCACCGTGCCGGACGAGACGTGGATGCGTCGCGAACTCGTGTCCTACTTCCCGGACGCTCTGCAGGAGAAGTACGGCGAGCTCATCCCCGAACACCCGCTGCACCGGGAGATCGCGACGGCGAAGCTCGTCAACAGGCTCGTCGACCGCGGCGGACTGACCTACATCTACCGGATGCTCGAAGAGACACCGGCGTCGGTGCCGCAGATCGCACGCGTGTTCGTCGTGGTCTCGGAGATCTTCGGACTCGATGACTTCTTCGAGGCCGTGTGCGCACTCGACAACCGGGTGACGACCGAGGTGCAGGTGAAACTCCAGCACGACTATGTGCGCCTGCTCGATCGCTCCTCGCGCTGGCTCGTGCAGCAGGCGCCGGACAGCCTCGACGTCGATTCCGGCATCGAGATGTACGGCAAGGTCGTCGAAGCTCTGCGCTCCAGGGTCCCGGACCTCGTCGACGGCTACGATGCCGAGACTATGCAGGCGAAGGCGCAGAGCTACATCGACGAAGGTGTGCCGAGCGAACTCGCTTGGCGCTCCGCCGCCCTGCTCGACGAGTTCGTGCTGCTCGACATCACCCAGGTGGCCGCTCGGGCGAACGAATCCGCCGAGGACGTCGCAGAGGTCTACTACGCCGTGAACGAACGCTTCTCCGGCTCGCAGATCCTCACCCTCATCGGTGAGCTCGATCGCAGCGACCGCTGGTCGGCGCTGGCCCGCGGATCCATGCGTGACGACTACTACGCCGCGATCCTGTCGGTGACCGGAACGGTTCTGGCTGCCACGGATTCGCCGATCTCCGGAACCCCGGACGAACGGGCGAAGCAGCGCCTGTCCGAATGGCTCGAACGCAATGAGACCGTCGTGGGGCGGGTGCTGGAGACGACGGAGACGATCCTCGGACTCGACTCAGTCACCCAGGCGCCGCTGTCGGTGCTGCTGCGTTCGCTGCGGTCGATGGTCCGCTCTTCGGCCTGGGAGAGCGAACACAACGGCTGA
- a CDS encoding sensor histidine kinase, whose product MVLNELLAAEGITDESDVEHIHLLVGDWQLLADLSFADLVLWVPSPNGAYTVLAHARSTTGATLFNRDLIGARATGLEKELLDQASSTRSYVTHVAAAREMGISAGSSDVDILAEAVPIIRNGEAIALVVRYSEEVRRRGSSRLEKYYRETAMALMRMIVQGTFPDRDAPSGARHGEPRVGDGIFILDRDSHVQYASPNAVSLMHRLGYGGEIEGSYLSEVVSNLSAELRQVDETLPLVLTGRAPWRTELEVGRTSVSLRAIPLTDEGERVGAIVLARDVSEIRRRKRELLSRDAMIKEMHHRVKNNLQTVSALLRLQTRRIDSPEAKGALTEAMRRVSIIAVVHDVLSQGIESEVDFDEVVDKGLRLTPELTSPLVHIELKRCGSFGTISSADATSLALAITELITNAIEHGFPTENLESLEPGETLNGHVWVTPERNGDHLSVTIADDGIGLGETQNPGNGLGTQIVRTLVSADLAGSIQWQAREGGGTVAVLDVPLRPDSYD is encoded by the coding sequence ATGGTGCTCAACGAACTGCTGGCGGCCGAGGGCATCACGGATGAGTCAGACGTCGAACACATCCATCTGCTCGTCGGGGACTGGCAGCTGTTGGCGGACCTCTCCTTCGCCGATCTCGTGCTGTGGGTGCCGTCGCCCAACGGCGCCTACACGGTCCTGGCACATGCCCGATCGACAACCGGAGCGACACTGTTCAACCGGGACCTGATCGGAGCGCGTGCGACCGGTCTGGAGAAGGAGCTGCTCGACCAGGCCAGCAGCACCCGCAGCTATGTCACTCACGTCGCCGCGGCCCGAGAGATGGGAATCAGTGCCGGGTCCTCCGATGTCGACATCCTCGCCGAGGCGGTGCCGATCATCCGCAACGGCGAGGCCATCGCGCTCGTCGTCCGGTATTCGGAGGAGGTCCGACGCAGAGGTTCGTCTCGTTTGGAGAAGTACTACCGGGAAACGGCGATGGCTCTGATGCGGATGATCGTGCAGGGAACGTTCCCCGATCGCGATGCCCCGTCCGGGGCGCGGCACGGCGAACCGCGAGTCGGCGACGGCATCTTCATCCTCGACCGCGATTCGCATGTGCAGTATGCTTCCCCGAACGCCGTATCGCTCATGCACCGGCTCGGCTACGGAGGAGAGATCGAAGGCAGCTATCTCTCCGAGGTGGTCTCGAACCTCAGTGCAGAGCTGCGTCAGGTCGATGAGACCCTCCCGCTGGTGCTCACCGGGCGTGCCCCGTGGCGGACCGAACTCGAAGTCGGGCGCACGAGTGTGTCCCTGCGCGCGATTCCGCTGACGGACGAGGGCGAGCGGGTCGGTGCGATCGTCCTCGCCCGTGACGTCTCCGAAATCCGTCGCCGCAAACGTGAGCTGCTCTCCCGCGACGCGATGATCAAGGAGATGCACCACAGGGTGAAGAACAATCTGCAGACCGTGTCCGCACTGCTGCGGCTGCAGACCCGCCGCATCGACAGCCCCGAGGCCAAGGGTGCGCTGACCGAGGCGATGCGCCGGGTCTCGATCATCGCCGTGGTCCACGATGTGCTCAGTCAGGGCATCGAATCCGAAGTGGACTTCGACGAAGTCGTTGACAAGGGACTGCGTCTGACGCCCGAGCTGACCAGCCCCCTGGTGCATATCGAACTCAAACGGTGCGGAAGCTTCGGCACCATCTCCTCCGCTGATGCCACCTCCCTGGCGTTGGCCATCACGGAGCTGATCACGAACGCGATCGAACACGGTTTCCCCACTGAGAACTTGGAGAGCCTGGAACCGGGGGAGACGCTCAACGGCCATGTGTGGGTCACCCCGGAGCGCAACGGCGATCATCTGAGCGTGACGATCGCCGATGACGGCATCGGTTTGGGGGAGACGCAGAATCCGGGCAATGGCCTGGGCACGCAGATCGTGCGCACCCTGGTCTCTGCCGACCTGGCCGGTTCGATCCAATGGCAGGCGCGCGAAGGCGGCGGAACGGTCGCCGTCCTCGACGTTCCGCTGCGCCCGGACTCCTACGACTGA
- a CDS encoding WhiB family transcriptional regulator, protein MDWRHRAACLNEDPELFFPIGNTGPALLQIEEAKTVCRRCEVAETCLQWALESGQDAGVWGGLSEDERRALKRRAARARRAG, encoded by the coding sequence ATGGATTGGCGACACCGTGCAGCATGCCTCAATGAGGATCCGGAGCTCTTCTTCCCGATCGGCAACACCGGACCCGCGCTGCTCCAGATTGAGGAAGCAAAGACTGTCTGTCGCCGTTGTGAAGTTGCAGAGACCTGCCTTCAGTGGGCCCTCGAATCCGGTCAGGATGCCGGAGTCTGGGGCGGTCTGAGCGAGGACGAGCGTCGCGCGCTCAAGCGTCGCGCCGCTCGTGCCCGCCGCGCCGGCTGA
- a CDS encoding gamma carbonic anhydrase family protein: protein MTNDLASPRIVSVGGHTPQIDPEAFVAAGATLVGDVHVKKGASVFYGCVLRAEAAPITIGEDSNVQDNTVMHTDAGKPVVIGARVSIGHQALVHGAIVDDDVLIGMHSTVLNDAHIGSESLVAAGAVVLEGTQIPARSLVAGVPAKVRREMTDEGVEKVRQNAQSYVRLSTLHRDTAEVVDPS, encoded by the coding sequence ATGACCAACGATCTCGCCAGCCCCCGCATCGTCTCCGTCGGCGGCCACACACCGCAGATCGATCCGGAGGCGTTCGTCGCAGCCGGTGCCACTCTCGTCGGCGATGTGCACGTGAAGAAGGGCGCCAGCGTCTTCTACGGCTGTGTTCTGCGCGCCGAAGCCGCCCCGATCACGATTGGTGAGGACTCGAACGTGCAGGACAACACCGTCATGCACACCGACGCCGGCAAACCCGTCGTCATCGGCGCCCGCGTCTCCATCGGCCACCAAGCGCTCGTCCACGGTGCGATCGTCGATGATGATGTGCTCATCGGAATGCACTCCACAGTGCTCAACGACGCCCATATCGGCAGCGAGTCCCTCGTCGCCGCGGGCGCCGTCGTCCTCGAAGGCACGCAGATCCCCGCACGGTCGCTCGTCGCCGGTGTGCCCGCGAAGGTGCGCAGGGAGATGACCGATGAAGGAGTGGAGAAGGTCCGGCAGAACGCCCAGTCCTATGTGCGTCTGTCGACCCTGCACAGGGACACCGCCGAGGTGGTCGACCCGAGCTGA
- a CDS encoding NAD(P)H-quinone dehydrogenase, producing MNTEFDSTADRVVIIGGGPGGYEAALVAAQLGADVMLIEQNRCGGSAVLTDVVPSKSLIATAEMMDEIERSDGLGIRIENSEDTEAGARRVTADLEAVNKRILSLADAQANDIYEGLIRAGVKVIQGTATLAGRDQVHVVESGGTEYTLEASTILLSVGAHPRELPTAQPDGERILTWTQLYDLDELPEHLIVVGSGVTGAEFASAYRALGTEVTLVSSREKVLPGQDEDAADVLEFVFRNKGMNVLSRSRAASVTRTDDGVEVVLADGRRVEGSHCLMAVGSIPNTEGLGLEEAGVRVSESGHIVVDGVSRTSRAGIYAAGDCTGVLPLASVAAMQGRIAMNHALGDAVQPLKLRNVASNVFTAPEIATVGFTQQNYRENPTDIDTVMLPLDTNPRAKMLGIEDGFVKIFARRGSGSILGGVVVGPRASELILPITMAVENRLTVDQLSASFVVYPSVSGSLTEAARKLHRHL from the coding sequence GTGAACACTGAATTTGATTCCACTGCAGATCGCGTCGTCATCATCGGCGGCGGCCCCGGCGGCTACGAGGCCGCGCTCGTCGCGGCTCAGCTCGGTGCCGATGTCATGCTCATCGAGCAGAATCGGTGCGGTGGTTCCGCCGTGCTCACCGACGTCGTGCCGTCGAAGTCGCTCATCGCCACCGCGGAGATGATGGACGAGATCGAGCGCTCCGACGGGCTTGGAATCCGGATCGAGAACTCCGAGGACACCGAGGCAGGTGCGCGCCGAGTCACCGCCGACCTCGAAGCTGTCAACAAGCGCATCCTCTCCCTCGCCGACGCTCAGGCCAACGACATCTACGAAGGTCTCATCCGGGCCGGTGTCAAGGTCATCCAGGGCACAGCGACACTGGCCGGTCGCGACCAGGTCCATGTAGTCGAATCCGGCGGCACCGAGTACACCCTCGAGGCCTCGACGATCCTGCTCTCGGTCGGCGCCCACCCGCGTGAGCTGCCCACTGCGCAGCCTGACGGTGAGCGCATCCTCACCTGGACTCAGCTGTACGACCTCGACGAACTGCCCGAGCACCTCATCGTCGTCGGCTCCGGTGTCACCGGTGCCGAGTTCGCTTCGGCCTACCGGGCATTGGGCACCGAGGTGACCCTCGTGTCCTCGCGTGAGAAGGTCCTGCCCGGCCAGGACGAGGACGCAGCCGATGTGCTCGAGTTCGTCTTCCGCAACAAGGGCATGAATGTCCTCTCCCGCTCCCGCGCCGCCTCGGTGACCCGCACCGACGACGGAGTCGAAGTGGTGCTCGCCGATGGTCGTCGTGTCGAAGGATCCCACTGCCTCATGGCCGTCGGTTCGATTCCGAACACCGAAGGTCTCGGGCTGGAGGAGGCCGGTGTCCGCGTCAGCGAGTCCGGACACATCGTCGTCGACGGCGTTTCGCGGACCTCGCGGGCAGGAATCTACGCGGCCGGTGACTGCACCGGTGTGCTGCCGCTGGCCTCGGTGGCAGCGATGCAGGGGCGGATCGCCATGAACCACGCGCTCGGCGACGCCGTGCAGCCGCTCAAACTGCGCAATGTCGCATCGAACGTGTTCACCGCACCCGAGATCGCCACCGTCGGCTTCACTCAGCAGAACTACCGGGAGAACCCGACGGACATCGACACCGTGATGCTGCCGTTGGACACGAACCCTCGCGCCAAGATGCTCGGCATCGAGGACGGCTTCGTCAAGATCTTCGCTCGGCGCGGATCCGGCTCCATCCTCGGCGGAGTCGTCGTCGGTCCCCGAGCCAGTGAGCTCATCCTGCCGATCACCATGGCAGTGGAGAACCGGCTGACCGTCGATCAGCTCTCCGCCTCCTTCGTCGTCTACCCCTCGGTGAGCGGTTCGCTGACCGAAGCGGCACGGAAACTCCACCGTCACCTCTGA
- a CDS encoding YciI family protein has product MVGRPISEAGIVVGGFALEGPELGVRVSGSGGESLVASGPFAESNEFVGGSYVIDVADIDEAIARAKKSPAAKAGHIEIRPVADY; this is encoded by the coding sequence ATGGTGGGCAGGCCGATCAGCGAGGCGGGGATCGTCGTCGGCGGCTTCGCCCTCGAAGGACCTGAACTCGGGGTCCGGGTGAGCGGATCCGGCGGCGAATCGCTTGTCGCCTCGGGCCCGTTCGCCGAATCGAACGAGTTCGTCGGCGGCAGCTACGTCATCGACGTCGCCGATATCGACGAGGCGATCGCCAGGGCGAAGAAGAGCCCCGCAGCCAAGGCCGGACACATCGAGATCCGTCCCGTGGCCGACTACTGA
- a CDS encoding acetyl/propionyl/methylcrotonyl-CoA carboxylase subunit alpha — translation MTTVLPDSTTSALSTTVPTGAVRRVLIANRGEIALRIIRAAHDLGIKAVAVYTRADSDADFVDLADDAWLLDGSGAGETYLDIEKILALAKRSGADAVHPGYGYMAENAQFAQAVIDAGLIWVGPPPAAIELLGDKSGARAVAEAVEAPVAPGSDGAVADLAEAAEVADRIGFPVVVKAVHGGGGRGFRACAAAEDLEAAYAAATREAQSAFGRGECLIEKQIVRPRHLETQCLADAHGNVRVVSTRDCTLQRRNQKIIEEAPAPFLTAEQERIVSEASARLLAHVGYVGAATCEFLLGEDGTIIFMEANARIQVEHTVTEEVTGVDLVGWQVRIASGEALPDEFPAVRGHSFQFRINAEDPTTFFPATGAVKNYRAPSGPGVRLDSGIGEGSVVGTDFDPMLAKLVVTGATRGEALARARRALSEYRIEGVSTLLPLHRVLVNEQAFATDFKVWTNWLETAFVNPLVDPQLGEQMSTATDSFSVVVEVDGRRMTVSVPKDVISDLGHVPSPNVPRRKRGLSSRKGAKIADDSNALNAPMQGTIVSVSVNPGDTVEAGDTLAVIEAMKMEQPLKAGHSGTVSEVLVDAGASVKSGEAIIRFAA, via the coding sequence ATGACCACAGTCCTCCCCGACTCCACGACCTCGGCACTGAGCACCACTGTTCCGACCGGGGCCGTCCGCCGAGTCCTCATCGCCAACCGCGGTGAGATCGCTCTGCGCATCATCCGAGCCGCCCACGACCTCGGCATCAAGGCCGTCGCCGTGTACACCCGCGCCGATTCCGATGCCGACTTCGTCGATCTCGCCGACGACGCGTGGCTGCTGGACGGTTCCGGAGCCGGGGAGACGTATCTCGACATCGAGAAGATCCTCGCCTTGGCCAAGCGCTCCGGCGCCGATGCCGTCCACCCCGGTTACGGCTACATGGCCGAGAACGCGCAGTTCGCACAGGCCGTCATCGATGCCGGGCTGATCTGGGTCGGTCCTCCCCCGGCGGCGATCGAACTCCTCGGTGACAAGTCCGGAGCCCGCGCCGTCGCCGAAGCCGTCGAAGCTCCGGTTGCGCCGGGTTCCGACGGCGCCGTAGCCGATCTGGCAGAGGCCGCCGAGGTGGCCGACCGGATCGGGTTCCCCGTCGTCGTCAAGGCCGTCCACGGCGGAGGCGGGCGTGGTTTCCGCGCCTGCGCCGCTGCCGAGGATCTCGAGGCCGCCTATGCTGCAGCGACCCGCGAGGCGCAGAGTGCTTTCGGGCGCGGTGAGTGCCTCATCGAGAAGCAGATCGTGCGCCCCCGTCACCTCGAGACCCAGTGCCTGGCCGATGCCCACGGCAACGTGCGGGTTGTGTCCACGCGTGACTGCACTCTGCAGCGCCGCAACCAGAAGATCATCGAGGAAGCACCTGCTCCGTTCCTCACCGCTGAACAGGAGCGCATCGTCTCCGAAGCCTCGGCACGCCTGCTCGCCCACGTCGGCTACGTCGGCGCCGCGACGTGTGAGTTCCTCCTCGGCGAGGACGGCACGATCATCTTCATGGAAGCCAACGCGCGCATCCAGGTCGAGCACACCGTCACCGAGGAGGTCACCGGGGTCGACCTCGTCGGCTGGCAGGTGCGCATCGCTTCGGGCGAGGCGCTGCCCGACGAATTCCCTGCCGTGCGCGGACATTCCTTCCAGTTCCGCATCAACGCCGAAGACCCCACGACGTTCTTCCCCGCCACCGGCGCGGTGAAGAACTACCGTGCGCCGTCAGGTCCCGGAGTGCGTCTGGATTCCGGCATCGGCGAAGGCAGCGTCGTCGGCACGGACTTCGACCCGATGCTGGCCAAGCTCGTCGTCACCGGCGCCACCCGTGGCGAGGCCCTGGCGCGAGCACGCCGGGCCCTGTCCGAATACCGCATCGAGGGTGTCTCGACGCTGCTGCCGCTGCATCGGGTGCTCGTGAACGAACAGGCCTTCGCGACCGATTTCAAGGTCTGGACCAACTGGCTCGAAACCGCTTTCGTCAATCCGCTTGTCGATCCACAGCTAGGAGAACAGATGAGTACTGCAACCGACAGCTTCAGCGTTGTGGTCGAGGTCGATGGCCGCCGCATGACCGTTTCGGTCCCCAAGGACGTCATCTCGGACCTCGGTCATGTTCCCAGCCCCAACGTGCCGCGGCGCAAGCGCGGGCTGAGCAGCCGCAAGGGTGCGAAGATCGCCGACGACTCGAATGCGCTCAACGCTCCCATGCAGGGCACCATCGTCTCCGTCTCCGTCAACCCCGGTGACACCGTCGAAGCCGGTGACACCCTCGCCGTCATCGAGGCCATGAAGATGGAACAGCCGCTCAAGGCCGGCCACTCCGGCACCGTCTCCGAGGTGCTCGTCGACGCAGGCGCCTCGGTGAAGTCCGGTGAGGCGATCATCCGCTTCGCCGCCTGA